From one Streptomyces sp. N50 genomic stretch:
- a CDS encoding lamin tail domain-containing protein yields MLGEPVTSSPSVSVRRLAAAALAAGALVGAAALPATAADHHAARANVEISRVQYDSPGPEDRSNRSLNNEWVEITNHTRSAVNLDGWKLSNKDGQTYTFHHYRLDGHATVRVHTGVGRDTNRDLYQDRHNYTWDNRSDTATLRNDHRRLVDDKSWGNHDGGHGGGGHNGGGGHNGGGGHNGGGHGGGGHR; encoded by the coding sequence ATGCTGGGGGAACCCGTGACCTCTTCACCTTCCGTGTCCGTCCGCCGTCTGGCCGCCGCCGCTCTCGCGGCCGGCGCTCTCGTCGGCGCGGCGGCACTGCCGGCGACCGCTGCCGACCACCACGCGGCCCGGGCGAACGTGGAGATCAGCCGCGTGCAGTACGACTCTCCGGGACCGGAGGACCGCTCCAACCGCTCCCTGAACAACGAGTGGGTGGAGATCACCAACCACACCCGCAGCGCCGTCAACCTCGACGGCTGGAAGCTCTCGAACAAGGACGGCCAGACCTACACCTTCCACCACTACCGCCTGGACGGCCACGCCACCGTCCGCGTCCACACCGGTGTCGGCCGCGACACCAACCGCGACCTCTACCAGGACCGCCACAACTACACCTGGGACAACCGCTCCGACACCGCCACCCTCCGCAACGACCACCGCCGCCTCGTCGACGACAAGTCGTGGGGCAACCACGACGGGGGCCACGGCGGCGGCGGTCACAACGGCGGCGGCGGTCACAACGGTGGCGGCGGTCACAACGGTGGCGGTCACGGCGGCGGCGGCCACCGCTGA